One Cytophagales bacterium DNA window includes the following coding sequences:
- a CDS encoding HupE/UreJ family protein: MSAFELYFGLGLDHILDLNGYDHILFVIALSCVYSLQQWKGVLGMITAFTIGHSITLALATFDIIPLDSALVEFLIPVTIVITAVSNLFTSSEEKSGKWKVNIYYAGFFGLIHGMGFSNYLRSLLGGEESIVLPLFAFNIALEVGQIIIVAIFLIITLILTRVFSVPSRIWKIIVSLVVAAVGVSLALDAVYW, from the coding sequence ATGTCAGCATTTGAACTGTATTTTGGTTTGGGACTGGATCATATCCTGGATCTGAATGGATATGATCACATTTTGTTTGTAATCGCTTTAAGTTGCGTGTATTCATTGCAGCAATGGAAAGGCGTCCTGGGCATGATAACAGCGTTCACCATCGGACATTCCATTACTTTGGCTTTGGCCACATTTGATATCATTCCCCTCGACTCGGCTTTGGTTGAGTTTCTGATCCCAGTCACAATTGTGATCACAGCTGTGTCTAATCTGTTTACTTCCTCGGAAGAAAAATCAGGGAAATGGAAAGTCAATATCTACTATGCAGGTTTTTTCGGCCTGATCCATGGCATGGGTTTTTCCAATTATTTGCGTAGTCTGTTAGGGGGTGAAGAATCCATCGTACTACCCCTATTCGCCTTTAACATCGCTCTTGAGGTGGGCCAAATAATTATTGTTGCAATCTTTTTAATAATCACTCTTATTTTGACGCGTGTTTTCAGTGTTCCTTCCAGGATTTGGAAGATCATTGTCTCGCTCGTGGTTGCTGCCGTGGGCGTGAGTCTGGCACTGGATGCAGTATACTGGTAA
- a CDS encoding RHS repeat-associated core domain-containing protein gives MTTTKLKKYFVTILAIVSTLTQAFSQDEALVQTSSESLSLQSTNLGFLQNSVNLFTGEVAFPLNLVSASAPGGIPVNVSMGYNTTGLSSASDVWNREAPTSTVGWGWSFGFPQIIVDHKLTGTREDDDFFLSEGGLNALIYTGTQSYFSEDKQSSYTAEVYRTKNHMPYSIYFIPSLERWEIKRDGMTYIYGGKNDYPTAVQWVVKWGNWIGNSANTTNQSRQGLVWNLAKVHDQWGNDVEYTYQNVENRVSAVSGTGQYHTEASYLDEITLSDGVIIDLVYTDKSTWEFYEPHTEKSEPDAYQERYEKKFLDEVQVFNEFGNLIEKIDLRYNVLNFDGTQHYDTRKRVLTEVESYNIEGHASDPIKFSYISSGTNASKLQTVTSPTGATTSFTYGSVVLSEGDLNISVDPPAGGGFTEHRIWSTPNYTVIAWYNPSSDTAIIELHYWDGAWEKKELFDITNLTGQDVAPRGIGWNVFQFDDPFQIELKADHFAMIGPSSQSNHHYLYRAYLDYSTNQWKHQKHHLDVGSGTPTLLAGDKFAGLLTKSSGQLKLYKRTTSGWAYDNIGLPVTGTFFGTATNNFIFAHDEDGDPDNLWFFYLDKENVFQQSTVPSGIRFAGNSFSSWHSSNSFAYVAASQNPEYVYQWDENYGNFQRKQILALNGDDIEFHSLNNNLFFMRDYDDNDQDYRIGRYDGNNWKVRDFSKGVQSYPPVLNEDFYIIDDLNYFYSYNPNTSTWTQVNVSGLPASRFFNLQNGFSTYRSNGSATGETYIRNANGTFTALSGSTTSIKTGGTNYGVNGIGEVYFREGNHVNTSSISITSPDIISQYELSQFGATSFAFYDDNQIHLWRIIDQQVEGNITAHPVIRVTSFDGFQNTYTSFDYEGSSARVDAAGTANFKKVSTIPGSSSTSSKPFGHVDTQFFNGQDITGANFGTENLYHAILKGSPYQVSNYNSSGVLVSEAKTGYTTMVRSQLGYSNFPLFTRVNRTDEKLHGVTKSTYFTYNIEGQLKETEYFNIDSKGNSDRVESFNTYFWEVYDLDLSEGIASPVVQTESRLNGTTASSNVSRWKQWSGDWAPSSSFTWEGGSSTFPDWQTTNSPSDWLLTGTIVQRDGLGSVIEEEDIYEKRTTHIYGYNRNLPMGSVYNASPNEVFYEDFGNGQNNLWSGTAFSNGLLSFSGGTKKAFPSNALLNPTSFIADFKIRVFGTGYNSFKFNASSVDPSENEGFSLRIEENGVIRLFKASTQVGTYTFNVGFNDWHSIRIKRSSNEISAYVDGEEVITYTASSSDPSGSFHGFYGNGTESTVDHFRVYPADAYATTSGYDDETKTMIEALDEDGMMVKTLSNAWQNPIVNVDPDNRIISSQHGGSSVKIGGSFDASNPSRVMSVRPRGLESLADDFSYERDQWTEYSHAASSWNLIDNRLVHTNSNTTSSNSGYYYNFGQELTGEVSIEFDVWVEEEKSWLDNFGFAAGGSSWNRTIDGSESALWLAFSGDDLITNTGTWDTLNVDMDIEGYLHRIRIVADTYTDEADYYLDGRYLGTLPFRSTTSGIQQIGFRNYGSTVASTWYIDNLAVYTNGVESVSFFDATGKSTQTMSRASNGHVLISETGYDALSRPIYQTKPTRNNVSLSYRPGFVTNFNATTGILTGEISSLNGNQQHLYASTSYEASPLGRTFKNGIPGSDYSVWGGTKTTSRTYSSNAPITSSDFYMGPGYTTSEYHAVRVEDPEQGKVISFYDKSGSLVLTKQGKVDMVDASGNVVHDFLYTKYHYQDGTRTAEVAPPNNHQMPTLPADGSTPPADAYSTIRKFDVSGRLTEESTPDGGTMYYIYDEIGRVKFIKTGSNDIKYFRYNSFGQLTEEGLWATNWSSLAGTTTIPSSIATWRVKYTYDGLNNLIETAYNSDASSDIESKETYTYDKYDRVTTVSLYVYDYSTIPHVVSYTYDHSGNLIDESYDGFTIRTTYFDTNGLLKSIGTPGNTDRYAAYSFDGFGNLYQEKLDDQGVTTTFSYDIRDWLTSIDNAYFREDLNYSSGGYNNAGFYNGLIASTAYTFKSGLWSGASRPSNYTYEYDYDKMGRLTSANHTSDNTYDVGIGANKEIRYDANGNIKSYFRGSQPHTYEYTFGTNKVINTDNDGSNNFQYDGNGNVKGMLPKGFADIDYDPYDNQVIKLDRLPNGLQLGANDVFVSDDLSLTSSGGKNYVRQAGVKITLEKGFQATQGFEASRVIPDYETSFQYGPGGERVYKRDQELNGSSDIKTIYIRGLNDYPIAIRTKDQLGNESVVRFINGSSGLIATKETGGDYFVLKDHLGSSRIVLQDNGTVSSTYNYLPMGGLMNSTVSENNPYRFQGQEYDAETGLHNFRARFYDDELGRFFGMDPQNQFASPYVGIGNNAVNFVDPDGEWAHLAIAAGIGGAVNLTHNALQGNLAGGNIWETIGRGAAAYGAGAAAGALSTLGPAGWGYGGAIVGGTNAWLSGAQGAEIAVASFHGVGSGVVGGAVGSATSAGATSLVGSGGGFIDGFARGAISGGAAGGVNAAISGQQIGKGIWQGAALGGAIGGTYTGIEAHRNGARFFSGKRTFDISNGIGAHNIKVGTASILDAKYRGKFEGVKIFESRELGTFRDSKNHWSGGVTLPGKGIIVGQGVFSKNFDIQLMQHEFGHILQAKRLGNARFYAHIGKASLLSAAFNHSHNTYWTETWANYLSQQYFGSNYSPTPRFPVKNIGLLRLILLSTSAWGEGSY, from the coding sequence ATGACGACAACTAAGCTCAAGAAGTACTTTGTTACTATTCTAGCAATCGTATCAACGCTGACGCAAGCCTTTAGCCAGGATGAAGCATTGGTGCAAACTTCTTCAGAGTCACTATCCCTTCAGTCTACCAACCTGGGATTTCTTCAGAACAGCGTGAATCTGTTCACCGGTGAGGTAGCCTTTCCATTAAATTTGGTTTCGGCCTCTGCCCCAGGAGGTATTCCAGTCAATGTGTCCATGGGATACAATACCACCGGTCTATCTTCAGCTTCAGATGTTTGGAATAGAGAAGCGCCAACTTCAACTGTTGGTTGGGGCTGGAGTTTTGGGTTTCCTCAGATTATTGTTGATCACAAGCTGACAGGAACTAGAGAAGATGATGATTTCTTCCTATCAGAAGGAGGGCTCAATGCCTTGATCTATACTGGAACGCAATCGTATTTCTCGGAGGATAAACAAAGCAGCTATACCGCGGAAGTATACCGAACGAAAAATCACATGCCCTATAGCATCTATTTCATCCCAAGTCTGGAACGTTGGGAAATCAAGCGGGATGGAATGACCTATATCTACGGAGGTAAAAATGATTATCCTACTGCGGTCCAATGGGTGGTAAAGTGGGGAAATTGGATAGGTAATAGTGCCAATACGACCAATCAATCTCGACAGGGCCTGGTTTGGAATTTAGCAAAGGTGCACGACCAATGGGGTAATGATGTAGAATATACCTATCAAAATGTGGAGAATCGAGTTTCTGCAGTATCCGGAACAGGTCAATATCATACCGAAGCATCCTATCTTGATGAAATCACCCTCTCTGATGGAGTCATAATCGATCTCGTTTATACAGATAAATCTACTTGGGAGTTTTATGAGCCTCATACAGAAAAGTCGGAGCCCGACGCTTATCAAGAACGATATGAAAAGAAATTCCTTGATGAGGTTCAGGTATTCAATGAATTCGGAAACCTGATAGAAAAAATTGATCTCAGGTACAATGTGTTGAATTTTGATGGAACGCAACACTATGATACCAGGAAACGAGTACTGACCGAAGTAGAATCCTACAACATAGAAGGACATGCTTCTGATCCTATCAAATTTTCTTACATAAGCTCTGGAACCAATGCCAGTAAATTGCAAACGGTGACATCCCCCACAGGAGCTACTACATCTTTCACTTATGGTTCGGTGGTTCTTTCCGAAGGAGATCTCAATATTTCAGTTGACCCCCCTGCTGGTGGAGGTTTCACCGAACATCGAATTTGGTCAACCCCAAATTACACAGTGATTGCATGGTATAACCCATCTTCTGATACTGCAATAATTGAGTTGCACTATTGGGATGGCGCCTGGGAGAAGAAAGAACTTTTTGATATCACAAATCTGACAGGTCAAGATGTAGCCCCACGAGGGATTGGTTGGAATGTTTTTCAATTTGACGATCCTTTTCAGATTGAACTAAAGGCGGATCATTTTGCGATGATTGGTCCATCTTCACAATCCAACCACCACTATTTATACAGAGCGTACCTTGATTATAGTACCAACCAATGGAAACATCAAAAACATCACCTCGATGTAGGCAGTGGAACGCCAACGCTCTTAGCTGGGGATAAATTTGCCGGATTATTGACTAAATCGAGCGGGCAATTAAAATTGTATAAGCGTACAACCTCCGGTTGGGCATATGACAATATTGGGCTTCCGGTGACAGGTACATTTTTTGGCACGGCCACCAATAACTTCATTTTTGCTCATGATGAAGATGGTGATCCCGACAACCTTTGGTTCTTTTATTTGGATAAAGAGAATGTCTTTCAGCAGAGTACAGTCCCCTCAGGAATTCGATTTGCCGGAAATAGCTTTTCAAGTTGGCACAGCTCCAACAGTTTTGCTTATGTTGCTGCCTCTCAGAATCCGGAGTATGTCTATCAATGGGATGAGAACTACGGAAATTTCCAGCGCAAGCAGATCTTGGCATTAAATGGTGATGACATTGAATTCCACTCCCTCAACAATAATTTGTTTTTCATGCGGGACTATGATGACAATGATCAAGATTATCGGATTGGGCGGTATGATGGCAATAATTGGAAAGTAAGGGACTTCTCGAAAGGAGTTCAGTCTTATCCTCCAGTTTTGAACGAAGATTTTTACATTATTGATGACCTCAACTACTTCTATAGCTACAATCCAAACACTTCTACGTGGACACAGGTAAATGTTTCTGGACTTCCGGCTTCACGTTTTTTCAATCTTCAAAACGGTTTTTCGACTTATCGATCTAATGGGTCGGCAACGGGAGAAACGTATATTAGAAATGCTAACGGAACATTTACCGCGCTTTCGGGATCTACAACTTCGATAAAAACAGGAGGTACCAATTATGGGGTTAATGGAATTGGTGAAGTTTATTTCAGAGAAGGTAATCATGTCAATACTTCGAGCATATCGATTACTTCTCCAGATATTATTAGCCAATATGAATTGAGTCAATTTGGTGCGACCTCCTTCGCGTTTTATGATGATAATCAGATTCATTTGTGGAGAATCATTGACCAGCAGGTAGAAGGAAACATAACGGCACATCCTGTGATAAGGGTAACTTCGTTTGATGGCTTCCAAAATACCTACACTTCTTTTGATTACGAGGGGAGTTCGGCACGAGTGGATGCTGCCGGAACAGCAAATTTTAAGAAAGTATCAACTATCCCTGGGAGTAGTTCCACCTCCTCAAAGCCTTTCGGTCATGTGGATACGCAATTCTTCAATGGTCAAGATATCACCGGGGCAAATTTTGGTACGGAAAACCTTTACCATGCGATCCTTAAAGGCTCACCTTATCAGGTTTCAAACTACAACTCATCGGGAGTATTAGTTAGTGAGGCAAAAACCGGTTATACAACCATGGTTCGCTCACAACTAGGGTACTCCAACTTTCCGTTATTCACCCGAGTAAATCGCACCGATGAAAAATTACATGGCGTCACTAAAAGCACTTATTTCACTTATAATATTGAAGGACAACTTAAGGAGACAGAGTATTTCAATATTGACTCAAAAGGAAATAGCGATCGGGTTGAAAGTTTTAATACGTATTTCTGGGAGGTTTATGATTTGGACTTAAGTGAAGGCATTGCTTCACCTGTCGTACAAACAGAATCCCGGCTCAACGGAACGACCGCCTCTAGTAATGTCTCACGCTGGAAACAATGGTCCGGTGATTGGGCTCCATCCTCTAGTTTTACGTGGGAAGGGGGGAGTAGTACTTTTCCTGATTGGCAGACGACCAACTCACCAAGTGATTGGTTACTAACAGGTACAATCGTTCAAAGAGATGGATTGGGAAGTGTAATTGAAGAGGAGGATATCTATGAGAAACGTACCACCCATATCTATGGATATAACAGAAACCTTCCAATGGGGTCCGTTTATAATGCTTCTCCAAATGAAGTCTTTTACGAGGATTTTGGGAACGGTCAGAACAATCTCTGGAGTGGCACAGCGTTCAGCAATGGCCTTCTGAGTTTCAGCGGAGGGACTAAAAAAGCATTCCCCAGTAATGCGTTGTTAAATCCCACTTCCTTCATTGCTGACTTTAAAATCAGAGTTTTCGGAACCGGTTATAATAGTTTCAAGTTCAACGCCTCTTCGGTAGACCCTTCGGAAAACGAAGGCTTTTCTCTTAGAATAGAGGAAAATGGTGTCATTAGGCTATTTAAAGCAAGTACTCAGGTAGGCACTTATACATTTAATGTTGGTTTTAATGACTGGCATTCGATAAGAATCAAGCGATCCAGCAACGAAATCTCAGCTTATGTAGATGGAGAAGAAGTGATCACATATACAGCATCATCATCCGACCCCTCTGGCTCATTCCATGGTTTTTATGGCAATGGAACGGAATCCACCGTAGATCATTTCCGCGTGTATCCGGCGGATGCTTATGCCACAACTTCTGGCTATGATGACGAAACCAAGACAATGATAGAAGCGCTGGATGAAGATGGAATGATGGTCAAAACATTGAGCAACGCCTGGCAGAACCCAATTGTCAATGTAGATCCGGATAACCGGATCATCAGTTCTCAACATGGAGGTAGTTCTGTAAAAATTGGTGGAAGCTTCGATGCCTCAAATCCATCAAGAGTAATGTCTGTACGGCCTCGTGGACTTGAAAGTCTGGCAGATGATTTTTCTTATGAAAGAGACCAGTGGACAGAATATTCACATGCCGCTTCATCATGGAATTTGATTGATAACAGGCTTGTACACACGAATTCTAATACTACCAGTAGCAATAGCGGCTACTATTACAATTTTGGGCAAGAGCTGACAGGTGAAGTTTCTATTGAGTTTGACGTTTGGGTGGAGGAAGAAAAGAGCTGGTTGGATAATTTCGGCTTTGCTGCAGGTGGTAGTTCCTGGAACCGGACGATTGACGGAAGTGAATCTGCTCTTTGGCTTGCTTTTAGTGGCGATGATTTGATTACTAATACTGGTACCTGGGATACACTCAATGTCGATATGGATATAGAGGGTTATTTACATCGAATTCGAATTGTCGCTGATACTTATACAGATGAGGCTGACTATTACCTCGATGGTCGTTACTTAGGTACACTGCCATTTAGGTCGACCACTTCAGGAATTCAGCAAATAGGATTTAGGAATTATGGAAGTACGGTAGCAAGTACCTGGTACATCGACAACCTGGCTGTTTACACCAATGGAGTAGAAAGTGTCTCTTTCTTTGATGCCACAGGCAAGTCCACCCAAACGATGAGCAGAGCATCTAATGGCCATGTCCTGATTTCGGAAACAGGGTATGATGCACTTTCTCGTCCAATCTATCAAACCAAACCCACACGGAATAATGTCAGCCTCTCATATCGACCAGGTTTTGTTACTAATTTCAATGCTACGACAGGAATCCTCACGGGAGAGATCAGTTCTCTCAACGGCAATCAACAACACCTGTATGCTTCTACCAGTTATGAGGCTTCTCCATTAGGAAGAACATTTAAGAATGGCATTCCTGGGTCCGATTACTCTGTATGGGGAGGAACGAAAACAACATCCAGAACCTATAGTTCAAATGCTCCGATAACCTCTTCTGATTTTTACATGGGACCAGGTTATACCACAAGCGAATATCATGCAGTAAGGGTCGAAGACCCTGAACAAGGCAAAGTAATTTCGTTTTATGATAAAAGTGGTAGTCTGGTATTGACTAAACAAGGCAAAGTAGATATGGTGGATGCCTCAGGTAATGTGGTTCATGATTTCCTCTATACGAAATATCATTATCAGGATGGTACAAGAACGGCTGAAGTAGCACCACCTAATAATCATCAAATGCCGACATTGCCAGCGGACGGCAGTACACCTCCTGCTGATGCGTATTCTACTATCCGTAAATTCGATGTATCAGGTAGACTGACTGAAGAAAGTACCCCAGATGGTGGTACCATGTACTATATCTATGACGAAATCGGACGAGTTAAATTTATCAAAACTGGGTCCAACGACATCAAGTATTTCCGTTATAATAGTTTTGGTCAATTAACCGAAGAAGGCCTCTGGGCTACCAATTGGTCCTCATTAGCAGGCACGACAACTATTCCATCAAGCATAGCTACCTGGAGGGTTAAGTATACCTATGATGGATTAAATAACCTGATTGAAACGGCTTATAACAGCGATGCTTCATCAGATATTGAGAGCAAGGAAACTTACACCTACGATAAGTATGACCGGGTAACAACGGTTAGCCTCTATGTGTATGATTATAGTACAATACCTCATGTAGTAAGCTATACTTACGATCACTCGGGCAATCTAATCGATGAATCCTACGATGGATTTACGATTCGCACAACTTATTTTGATACGAATGGCTTACTGAAATCGATAGGCACACCTGGAAACACAGACCGATATGCAGCGTATAGTTTTGACGGCTTTGGCAACCTGTATCAAGAGAAGCTGGATGATCAAGGTGTAACTACCACTTTTAGTTATGACATCCGAGATTGGTTGACAAGTATTGACAATGCTTACTTCAGAGAAGACCTGAATTATAGTTCCGGAGGTTACAATAACGCAGGGTTTTATAACGGGTTAATTGCAAGTACAGCTTACACATTCAAAAGTGGGCTTTGGAGTGGAGCCTCAAGGCCGTCAAACTACACTTATGAATACGACTATGATAAAATGGGCCGTTTGACGAGCGCTAATCACACTTCGGATAATACCTATGACGTTGGCATTGGAGCAAATAAAGAGATCCGATATGACGCTAATGGCAATATCAAAAGCTATTTCAGGGGTTCACAACCTCATACCTACGAATACACTTTTGGCACTAACAAGGTCATAAATACAGACAATGACGGAAGCAACAACTTCCAATATGATGGCAACGGGAATGTAAAAGGAATGCTACCGAAGGGTTTTGCTGATATTGACTATGACCCATATGATAATCAAGTGATTAAGCTTGATCGGCTTCCCAATGGGCTACAACTTGGAGCGAATGATGTTTTTGTTAGTGATGATCTCTCCTTAACTAGTTCTGGTGGTAAAAATTACGTTCGGCAAGCAGGAGTTAAAATCACATTAGAAAAAGGATTCCAGGCTACTCAAGGTTTTGAAGCAAGCAGAGTTATCCCTGATTATGAAACCAGTTTCCAATACGGTCCTGGAGGGGAAAGGGTTTATAAAAGAGATCAAGAACTTAATGGATCATCAGACATTAAAACCATTTATATACGAGGGCTGAATGATTATCCGATTGCGATCCGCACCAAGGATCAATTAGGAAATGAAAGTGTCGTGCGCTTCATTAATGGATCTTCAGGCCTCATCGCAACTAAAGAAACAGGTGGAGATTATTTTGTACTAAAAGATCACTTAGGCTCATCTCGTATTGTCTTACAAGATAATGGCACGGTCTCCAGTACCTACAATTATCTACCGATGGGCGGATTGATGAATAGCACGGTAAGTGAAAACAACCCTTACCGCTTCCAGGGCCAGGAATATGATGCTGAAACAGGATTGCACAATTTTCGGGCCCGGTTCTATGATGATGAGTTGGGAAGGTTTTTTGGTATGGATCCTCAAAACCAATTCGCTTCCCCTTATGTTGGGATTGGGAATAATGCAGTGAACTTTGTTGATCCGGATGGTGAATGGGCCCATTTAGCTATTGCCGCAGGCATAGGAGGGGCGGTAAACCTTACTCATAATGCCCTGCAAGGAAACCTGGCAGGGGGTAATATTTGGGAAACTATCGGTAGAGGAGCGGCAGCTTATGGTGCAGGAGCAGCAGCAGGTGCTTTGAGTACATTAGGTCCGGCAGGATGGGGATACGGTGGCGCAATTGTTGGAGGTACCAATGCTTGGCTGAGTGGAGCGCAGGGAGCGGAAATAGCGGTCGCAAGTTTCCATGGTGTTGGCTCCGGTGTTGTAGGCGGTGCAGTTGGATCAGCCACTAGTGCCGGAGCCACCTCTCTTGTTGGCAGTGGTGGTGGATTCATAGACGGTTTTGCCAGAGGAGCAATAAGTGGTGGTGCCGCAGGAGGAGTGAATGCCGCAATATCTGGTCAACAAATTGGAAAAGGTATTTGGCAAGGAGCTGCTTTAGGGGGTGCGATTGGTGGTACATATACAGGAATAGAAGCTCATAGAAATGGAGCTAGGTTTTTTTCTGGCAAGAGAACATTCGATATCTCGAATGGAATAGGTGCACATAATATTAAAGTGGGTACTGCATCTATATTAGATGCGAAATATAGGGGCAAATTTGAGGGTGTGAAAATTTTTGAATCAAGAGAATTGGGGACATTTCGCGATTCGAAAAACCATTGGTCTGGAGGTGTCACCTTGCCTGGAAAGGGAATTATTGTTGGGCAAGGAGTATTTTCAAAAAACTTTGATATACAATTAATGCAGCATGAATTTGGCCACATCCTTCAAGCAAAGAGGCTTGGAAATGCTAGATTCTACGCTCATATTGGAAAAGCAAGTTTATTAAGTGCGGCATTCAATCATAGCCATAATACCTATTGGACCGAAACTTGGGCTAACTATTTGTCTCAGCAATATTTCGGCAGTAATTATAGCCCAACACCAAGGTTTCCAGTTAAAAATATTGGTTTGCTTCGATTAATATTATTATCAACTTCAGCATGGGGGGAAGGTTCTTATTAA
- a CDS encoding M1 family metallopeptidase, whose amino-acid sequence MKKVFLLCLSLAFFMAGAQHDTEWDQKFEQLGTSLPTPNSYRTASGAPGKDYWQQKADYKMDIRLDDSKQRISGDETITYYNQSPDELPYLWLQLDQNMRAKDSDSPLLQTGKMQETMSAFSFRKYSDDFDGGFDITAVTDANGNDLRYMINKTMMRIDLPKPLASGASTTFKISWAYNVNNRLVGGGRSGLEYFPEDDNYLYTIAQFFPRMAVYDDVEGWQNKQFLGRGEFALTFGDYEVDITVPSDFIVGASGTLQNAGDVLTSEQMERFEKAQNTFDKPVMIVTEKEAKKAEKSKASGTKTWSFKADNVRDFAFCASRKFIWDAMAVQLSDNNAPLAMSYYPKEGNPLWEEYSTLAVAQTLKTYSKHTIEYPYPVAISVHTASIGMEYPMICFNFGRPNKNGKYTDAVKRGMISVIIHEVGHNFFPMIINSDERQWTWMDEGLNTFMQYLTEQEWDPEYPSRRGPAANIVPYMRGDNGLARPIMTNSEQIRQFGANAYAKPATALNILRETVMGPELFDYAFKTYAERWAFKHPSPADFFRTMEDASAVDLDWFWKGWFYTTDYVDVSVENVKWYRMENEENGLETRNVKVEDAAIDGDGTANFGDAAETFVFQGLKDEMYRGFRDRLNEEKIQATIGDKNFYEVTFKNNGGLVTPLLIEWTYEDGSKELEQIPAEIWKINEKEISKIFTKDKKVTNIVLDPNMQTADTNTEDNVFPRQEGNNRFDQFKSKGK is encoded by the coding sequence ATGAAGAAAGTATTCTTGCTTTGCTTGTCACTTGCCTTTTTTATGGCTGGTGCGCAGCATGACACAGAGTGGGATCAGAAATTTGAACAATTAGGCACAAGTCTGCCTACTCCCAACTCCTATCGCACGGCTTCCGGCGCTCCGGGTAAAGACTACTGGCAGCAAAAGGCCGATTACAAAATGGACATTCGACTGGACGATTCGAAACAGCGAATTTCCGGAGATGAGACCATCACGTATTACAACCAGTCTCCGGATGAATTGCCCTACTTATGGTTGCAGCTTGACCAGAACATGCGAGCGAAAGATTCCGATTCACCTTTGCTACAAACTGGCAAAATGCAGGAGACCATGAGTGCGTTTAGTTTCAGAAAGTACTCAGATGATTTTGATGGTGGCTTCGATATTACTGCAGTAACAGACGCCAACGGCAATGATTTGCGTTACATGATCAATAAGACCATGATGCGTATCGATCTTCCTAAGCCATTGGCTTCCGGCGCATCTACCACATTCAAAATCTCCTGGGCATACAATGTCAACAACCGACTCGTCGGTGGCGGCCGATCCGGACTGGAGTATTTCCCTGAAGATGATAACTACCTGTACACGATTGCCCAGTTCTTCCCAAGAATGGCGGTATACGATGACGTAGAAGGATGGCAAAACAAGCAATTCCTTGGAAGAGGAGAGTTTGCATTGACTTTCGGAGATTATGAAGTAGACATCACGGTACCTTCCGATTTCATCGTGGGGGCAAGTGGTACACTTCAAAATGCAGGCGATGTACTGACTTCTGAGCAAATGGAGCGATTCGAAAAAGCTCAGAATACTTTCGATAAGCCAGTAATGATTGTTACTGAAAAAGAGGCCAAAAAAGCAGAGAAATCTAAAGCTTCCGGAACGAAGACCTGGAGCTTCAAAGCGGATAATGTTCGTGATTTTGCTTTTTGTGCTTCCCGAAAATTCATCTGGGATGCGATGGCGGTACAATTAAGCGATAACAATGCGCCATTGGCCATGTCTTATTATCCAAAAGAAGGCAACCCGCTTTGGGAAGAGTATTCTACACTTGCAGTGGCCCAAACCCTGAAAACTTATTCTAAGCATACGATCGAGTACCCTTATCCAGTAGCGATCTCCGTACACACGGCATCTATTGGCATGGAGTACCCAATGATCTGCTTCAACTTTGGCCGCCCTAACAAAAATGGGAAATATACAGATGCCGTGAAACGCGGAATGATCAGCGTAATCATTCACGAAGTAGGGCACAACTTCTTCCCTATGATCATCAACTCTGATGAGCGACAGTGGACCTGGATGGACGAAGGGTTGAATACTTTCATGCAGTACCTGACAGAGCAAGAGTGGGATCCTGAATATCCTTCAAGAAGAGGACCTGCGGCAAATATTGTCCCTTACATGAGAGGTGACAATGGCCTGGCCCGACCGATTATGACCAACTCGGAGCAAATTCGCCAGTTTGGTGCTAATGCGTATGCAAAACCTGCGACAGCACTCAACATCTTGAGAGAGACAGTGATGGGACCTGAGTTATTCGATTACGCGTTCAAAACTTACGCTGAACGTTGGGCATTCAAGCACCCCTCTCCAGCAGATTTCTTCCGAACCATGGAAGATGCGTCTGCGGTGGATTTGGATTGGTTCTGGAAAGGTTGGTTCTACACCACGGATTATGTAGATGTTTCCGTCGAAAATGTGAAGTGGTACCGCATGGAGAACGAAGAAAATGGATTAGAGACCAGGAATGTGAAGGTGGAAGATGCCGCGATTGACGGTGATGGTACAGCCAACTTTGGTGATGCAGCGGAAACGTTCGTATTCCAGGGATTAAAAGATGAAATGTACAGAGGTTTCAGAGATCGCTTGAATGAAGAGAAAATCCAGGCGACCATTGGAGATAAAAATTTCTATGAAGTAACTTTCAAGAACAATGGTGGATTAGTGACCCCACTTTTGATCGAGTGGACTTACGAAGATGGTAGTAAGGAACTGGAGCAAATCCCCGCTGAGATCTGGAAAATCAATGAAAAAGAGATTTCTAAGATCTTTACAAAAGATAAAAAAGTGACCAATATCGTGCTTGATCCTAATATGCAAACTGCAGATACCAATACGGAGGACAATGTGTTCCCCCGTCAGGAAGGGAACAATCGATTTGATCAATTTAAGTCAAAAGGAAAATAA